Genomic DNA from Elgaria multicarinata webbii isolate HBS135686 ecotype San Diego chromosome 2, rElgMul1.1.pri, whole genome shotgun sequence:
CTCCATCTCCCACACGTTACCCTGCAGGTTTCTGGGAGCCTGTAGCGGAGCAGGTCTTAAGATTTCTGCACTCTCTTGTGACTGTGTGTCCTCAAAGTCTTTTGAGTAGCCACTATAACCTTGAACAAGCTTTTCTTCAGCTTGCTCCTTGGAAGAACGACAGAGGATATCTGTTGACACCAGACGGTCCAGAGAGGTTGGTCCAGTACTCTGTGCATTTATCATCTGCCAAGTTCCATCCTGGGTCATTTCCTCTTGGATCTGCCGAACCGTATTGGCTATAAGCACTGAACGATACAGATTAGGTTCAACAAGCATGTGGCAGAGCTGAAGTTTAACCAAAGACATGTCTAGCAGTGACTGGCGTTGAAGGTTGTATGAAGGGATAGCTTTAAAGCCAGCTAAAGTTCCTTCAATATCTTCCTCTCCATCAATACATTTCCTCTTCAGTCCGCGTACAAACATTGTGTCCTGTTGAAAATAGA
This window encodes:
- the CDCA4 gene encoding cell division cycle-associated protein 4 isoform X2; the protein is MFVRGLKRKCIDGEEDIEGTLAGFKAIPSYNLQRQSLLDMSLVKLQLCHMLVEPNLYRSVLIANTVRQIQEEMTQDGTWQMINAQSTGPTSLDRLVSTDILCRSSKEQAEEKLVQGYSGYSKDFEDTQSQESAEILRPAPLQAPRNLQGNVWEMESSPENRGNFHKSLDQIFETLETKTPDSVEELFSEVDSSYYNLDTVLTGMMGGTKLGHCDVLETFPQATANSNSNCKSDLNELDHFVEILVES
- the CDCA4 gene encoding cell division cycle-associated protein 4 isoform X1, with translation MGEEEGLHHQTQLLDTMFVRGLKRKCIDGEEDIEGTLAGFKAIPSYNLQRQSLLDMSLVKLQLCHMLVEPNLYRSVLIANTVRQIQEEMTQDGTWQMINAQSTGPTSLDRLVSTDILCRSSKEQAEEKLVQGYSGYSKDFEDTQSQESAEILRPAPLQAPRNLQGNVWEMESSPENRGNFHKSLDQIFETLETKTPDSVEELFSEVDSSYYNLDTVLTGMMGGTKLGHCDVLETFPQATANSNSNCKSDLNELDHFVEILVES